TTGGAACTTGAACAATTCTTACCCCTTTCCAGTTTGTCataggagtttttttttttcttttacttttataattctattttaagtattatttttatcgttttcttttaatttattagtattTTCAGTGTATTTTAGCCCTATCCGCATAATTTgtcatcattattatttaattctttGTACAATGGTGTAGTGTTGTATTTGACCAGTAGCGAGAGTAGAATGAAATACTCTagtcaaattttcattattttgcaACGCTTATAATTTTGAGTAAATCATTTACTAGACTTCTGATTTTAGAATATTCTTTGATCTCTTTACTTCTTCCTTtgatactttttatttttacttttctttaataaaaaaaaagaaattattacAAACATAAACTTGCttacaaaaaatcaataattgctCCATTAAATGCTGAATTCTCCaaaaataatactctctcctattcaccttaggtgttctatttacttttgagacactattcatttatcactcttaaattgcattttattattaacctataagttaaaacatagtcatgtaggatcttatttgattcgttttgatgtaaagattattaatatcaattttttataatttttaattatacataactcgatatattaaggattgaataagtgcattggatagagtgcataaagtaaatgggacacttaagatgaataggttggaatatttttttaataaagcaGATACTCCTTAAAATTGAATGTTGTATGCAAAAGTAATAAGGTAATTAGTGATTCAACAAGGGTTGATTCCATGGGCTAGACATATCGTTACTTAAAAATAGCTGTTCTAAAGTCACAAACCACTAAATAGAAGTGTCTAGTGTAAACTATATTATACTCCCACTGTCCCACATCACggttcttattttatttttcagctcgtcttgtataaaattgttttataATGGTGAAGTCTCTTatagttaatttatttttctaattgattactttaaaattatatgtgATCACAATAATACACTAAATGTATAAAGGTCagcccaataaaaataatctcaccGTATCATTGAACCGGCtgatttaaaaatttgtttttttaaaattttttaccaATGGAAATCCACTTCACAATTTTAAATGACAAATACAATTTACAGAGtatgaacaaataaaaaaggaagaaaTATGACTTTAAGGCTAATTTAAGTTGAAAATGAAAGCCAAACTTTGAACAGTGGGCATATGAAATTTTATAGGACGCTACCTGCAAGAAGAACCTTCAATATCACCAACTTAAAACTTATAAGCAACCGTGTCACTGCATGCAGCTTACCTAAATTTGATAGTTTCGCCGACTACTTCCATGTGAATTAGCAACattgaataattttatgatttttttttttgagaacaATTTTGTGAATATTAGTCGTtatgaaatttaatttgtttataattgttattaaatCTGAATATCAGACCatgatttaaagtttataaaaaCAGAAATAATAGTTTGACTTCGCGgagtaaaaattgacaaattctttCAAAGTTTGTGCCATtctgatatttttctaacaactttatatctttaacacttaacatatattatataggTATTTGGTACATGGCTTTTGACTTAACTTTTTGATTAACTTTTGGCTTTGGCTTGATGGTTGGTCAAACAGCTAAAAAGTGTTTAGTAAATAAAACAACTGAAAAACTagcttttaatttaaaataagaaattgctCCAGCTAGCTTAACAATGCAAGCTAACAAAAATAGTCAACATTTTCAGCAGGTCAAATAAGTTAACTAAAAATACGAACCACCAACAGCTAACAATCAATTACCAATCACCctctataatttaatattaacgCCCACATGTTCAGAATCTACTTTGTAATTAATTTAGTGGTTATAGTCATAGGTAAACCCTTTCACTATTTTAACGGGATTTTGATTCTCGTCACTAATTGTCTCTTCCTCTTGCTTATGGGAACTTTCcttattttagaataaaaaaattaatagattataaattatttgtGTGAAAAATTGCAATATTAGAAATTGTAATATAACTTGTtggataattttaatatattttaacacgTAAAAATGGTTAGATAGTCTAATCATTGAATGCTagtgtttaattaattagttggttagtttgttatatataaatattatgaataaaCCATTTTTAAATAAGTTCCTAACAATGTGTTCAGATTAACTGGTCAAATCATTTGAATAAATTTGTTTGTTAAATTGATAACTCCAATCAATTAATAGCAATTAGCTATCAattatttgaataataatttttctatctcatattagttgcaatatttatttatggagtgaatttttatttcttacatttaattttaaagtctaacataaatatgtaattaaaatctaatttaatgTATTTCTAATAGGTTCTAATTAATTATCCAACCTTTTTAACGATAATATCAAAAGTCAATAGTAACGTGGGCAAACGATGATGTCTAAGTTTATAAGGTTAACAAATTACCTTTATGTGTTAGAATTTAATAGGGGGAgagttttatgattttaatttaacttttttggtttaatttattttactattattttttttatctttttgtgatgatttacaaatcacggtgatTGATTAGGAATTATTGTGGGCAAATAGCTACTATTGGTTATTTTGTTAAGAGTCTTATAAAATTGATGCAATTCACCTCAGTCGATTATGAGCTGAACTGACTAGATATTTAcgaaattaaaaaatcaaataagttaTTTCAccaaatacaattaataatttcCTGTAATATTATTCCATAATggctttataaaaaattaaatgcaaACGGTCTATTTGCCTTCATGACGTAATTCACTAGAAAGTCATTTATAACTTGAAGTCATCATCCATGATTTgatgtttgttttgtttgtctGTCATTTTTCTTTCAGTTTTTATTTTGCGTTATTGCatttatttaaacttatttttcaaattaaaaaaatattatagtaatttctttaatttcatttacatgttttatttttaaaaattgtttacgtaatatatttttctctttaaaaGAGTATCATATTTTCACCTTCTTAAAAACTCACTTTATTCGCAAATAATGTCAATTTAAGATAAAGTGATATAATCTTTCGGTTTTATTATGGTTttgcaatattttatttttgttatgtcCTTGTCAATTTCTTTACTGTTATCTACATATTTGCTTTCactttttaacattatttttatcaattctaattcttaaataaaactattttataataagattatttttattagaccaatttatatatatttagtttgttAAAATGATctcttatataattattaagtgATTAATTTATCTTATAAAAATATGTTAATTACTTCTATATGAATGCATTTTACAAAACTGATAGATATATGGAATACTTTTCAACGGATCTTCTTGAACAAGTACGCGTCCGCTAACGaccaataaattattaattatttaacacAAATATTACCGTGTAACGTAAAAAACATTCATGTTCCTATCCTTCCTCATACTTTCCCTTTTAAATTTCAAAACTACTCCGATACACTATTCCCATTACCCAATCCTTCTACATTTTGACGGCGCAACTTCCTCCATATCTCCATTCCCTCTATAAGGCTATAAATACAAATCTCATCTTCTTTATTCCTCACAAACACACCAAATCCGTTACAATTCATAGCAAATCAACCTCTATAATGTCGTATCAAAAACAACCCGAATTAAACGGGGCATACTATGGCCCATCAATTCCGGCCCAACCTCGCTCATACAACCGACCTGGACGGCGTGGTGGTGGCGGCTGCGGCTGTTGTCTTTTTGATTGTCTATGTAACTGTATAATGAGCTGCATCTGCACCATTCTCTGCACAATCTTGGTTATTGTGGGTTTAGCTGTATTAATCTTTTGGCTAATTGTTCGTCCTCACGAAATCAAATTCTACGCATCAGATGCTTCTCTTACAACATTCAATTTCACACAGAATGATAATCTTAACTACAATCTTGCTGTGAATTTCACAATCAGAAACCCTAATAGACACATTGGGGTTTATTATGACAAAATTGAGGCGAACGCGATTTACGAAACGCAAAGATTTAGTACCGTTGAAGCGCCGGTTTTCTACCAAGGCAAGAAGAATACTACTGATTTTGGACCTGTTGTGTTTAAAGGTAATCATCTTGTAAATCTTGGAAGTGAAGATAAGGCTGATTATAAGAAACAAAGTGATGATGGAGTTTATGAGATTCAAATCAAGATTTATTTGAGAGTTCGCTTTAAGCTTGGACTGTATAAAACTGGTACTTGGAAGCCTAAGATTAAGTGTGATTTGAAGGTTCCATTGGAAGGgaaatcatcatcttcttctcatGTTTTTGAGAAGACTAAATGTCAttatgacatttgattttgattaatttttcttttttttggatATATTGTGCTATTGGATCTTGATTATGAGGATTATTGtttgatttctttgttttattagtaattttagggatgatgattatgatttttatatgAATAAAGAATTTTATTGGATTGGGATTTGACTTTTTCCAGATCTAGTTGTTTATTTGCGTATAGATGATTTTTGTTTGTGTAAAAAAAGTAGTATCTTTTTGGttgtttgattaattatttCTGTTTGGATTTGGTAGGAGTATTCGTTTGTTTGGTAACGCCTGGATTA
The sequence above is drawn from the Amaranthus tricolor cultivar Red isolate AtriRed21 chromosome 5, ASM2621246v1, whole genome shotgun sequence genome and encodes:
- the LOC130814151 gene encoding NDR1/HIN1-like protein 3, with protein sequence MSYQKQPELNGAYYGPSIPAQPRSYNRPGRRGGGGCGCCLFDCLCNCIMSCICTILCTILVIVGLAVLIFWLIVRPHEIKFYASDASLTTFNFTQNDNLNYNLAVNFTIRNPNRHIGVYYDKIEANAIYETQRFSTVEAPVFYQGKKNTTDFGPVVFKGNHLVNLGSEDKADYKKQSDDGVYEIQIKIYLRVRFKLGLYKTGTWKPKIKCDLKVPLEGKSSSSSHVFEKTKCHYDI